The Candidatus Megaera polyxenophila genome includes a region encoding these proteins:
- a CDS encoding DNA helicase UvrD: MIKNKKVGSTGYELTDEQKQCVETARQGKDLKIKAFAGSGKTSTLVAIARELSGKGLYLAYNKAIQMDAARKFPSHVDCKTSHSIAYRVLAYRIKDRVRTLSIFDITRYVDIKRIYSYEENDIAFLVLKLLRVFVNSDRSKIDEQFRFSRVFEEVVANNGEETRVIINYVIDRAAEYWQRCTERGSTLPIEHDFYLKMYQLSNPDLSGVYDFILFDECQDANPVLLDILLKQGCQKIYVGDEHQQIYSWRGSINSFAKLGGEVCYLSRSFRFGNEISKLANIIICAKNEVQLLSGTASVESAIAENSITGPFTVLCRTNARIIERILAFQKHKLSVVGGVNEILNLAKSGYALFSGNMSKVEHVKLKHFKSWSAMLQFNHKYQDPDITFLAKLIKEHGASFKNIIKQLEDACYVEEDKAAVTLSTIHKSKGREWDNVVLEDDFIIFTNEVPLEEILVYDVEELNLIYVGVTRTKLKLLLSGGVSGFLKRLETFTAKRMNLILDAELKNSAEVYQFPNRQVATI, encoded by the coding sequence ATGATAAAAAATAAAAAAGTAGGTAGTACTGGTTACGAACTTACGGACGAGCAGAAACAATGTGTAGAGACTGCACGTCAGGGTAAGGACTTGAAGATAAAGGCATTTGCTGGTAGCGGTAAGACTTCCACTTTGGTAGCGATAGCAAGGGAGCTGTCTGGTAAAGGTTTATACCTTGCATATAACAAGGCAATTCAAATGGATGCGGCTCGGAAATTCCCATCACATGTTGATTGCAAGACGTCTCATAGTATTGCTTACAGAGTACTTGCGTATCGAATAAAAGATCGGGTTCGTACTTTGAGTATTTTTGATATTACAAGGTATGTGGATATAAAGCGAATATACAGCTACGAAGAAAACGACATAGCTTTTCTGGTATTGAAATTATTACGTGTTTTTGTTAATAGCGACAGAAGCAAAATCGATGAGCAGTTTAGATTTAGCAGGGTATTTGAAGAAGTTGTTGCTAATAACGGAGAAGAAACTAGAGTTATTATAAATTACGTTATTGATAGGGCAGCGGAATATTGGCAAAGATGTACGGAGAGAGGATCAACTCTACCGATAGAGCATGATTTTTACTTGAAGATGTACCAGCTATCAAATCCTGATTTAAGCGGTGTTTACGATTTTATCCTATTTGATGAGTGTCAGGATGCCAACCCCGTATTACTGGATATTCTTCTCAAACAAGGATGTCAGAAGATTTATGTCGGTGATGAACACCAGCAGATATATTCATGGCGAGGGTCAATTAACAGTTTTGCTAAATTGGGCGGTGAGGTTTGTTATTTAAGCAGGTCATTCCGTTTTGGTAATGAAATAAGCAAGCTTGCAAATATCATTATTTGTGCAAAGAATGAGGTGCAACTTTTGTCGGGTACTGCAAGCGTAGAGAGTGCTATTGCCGAAAATAGCATAACAGGTCCGTTTACTGTGTTATGTCGTACTAATGCACGGATTATAGAGAGGATATTAGCTTTTCAGAAACATAAGCTTTCTGTGGTTGGAGGCGTTAATGAAATATTAAACCTTGCTAAAAGCGGTTATGCACTTTTTAGCGGTAATATGAGCAAGGTAGAACACGTAAAGCTAAAGCACTTTAAGTCTTGGAGTGCAATGCTACAATTTAACCATAAGTACCAAGACCCCGATATTACTTTCCTTGCAAAGTTAATAAAAGAACATGGAGCGTCTTTTAAGAATATCATTAAGCAGCTAGAAGACGCTTGCTATGTTGAAGAAGATAAGGCAGCAGTAACATTGTCTACGATACATAAGTCTAAAGGTAGAGAATGGGACAACGTTGTACTTGAAGATGATTTCATTATTTTTACCAATGAAGTTCCGTTAGAGGAAATCTTGGTTTATGATGTAGAGGAATTGAATTTGATATACGTAGGGGTAACAAGAACCAAGTTAAAACTATTGTTGAGTGGAGGGGTTAGTGGTTTTCTAAAGAGGTTAGAAACTTTTACTGCAAAGAGGATGAATCTTATCCTTGACGCAGAATTAAAAAACTCTGCCGAAGTATATCAATTTCCTAATCGTCAGGTTGCAACGATTTAA
- a CDS encoding chromosome partitioning protein ParA, which produces MSTIQHKVKVYSVMSQKGGAGKTTLAINLAVQSKLQGNNSLIIDIDPQASATMWADVRGVNNEPLVTSSFAARLNNVINVACENNIKEIFIDTPPHSQRDSQIASEISDIIIIPCRPNLFDLQAIDNTIGLAKMANKPFILVFNAIHHTSSLAEEAKEALINKYGDSINICPQMIVQRLCYVHASTNGQGVQEYEPSGKATLEIQNVYNYICGHKDTLKQRQTKIRTNRHE; this is translated from the coding sequence ATGTCCACAATACAACATAAAGTAAAAGTATACTCGGTCATGTCTCAAAAAGGTGGAGCAGGCAAAACAACTTTAGCTATTAATCTTGCAGTACAATCAAAATTACAAGGCAACAATTCTTTAATAATAGATATTGACCCTCAAGCAAGTGCAACTATGTGGGCAGACGTAAGAGGGGTTAATAATGAACCTTTAGTTACTTCATCATTCGCTGCCAGATTAAATAATGTTATAAATGTGGCTTGTGAAAATAATATCAAGGAAATATTTATAGATACCCCGCCACACTCGCAACGAGACTCACAAATAGCGTCTGAAATATCAGATATTATTATAATTCCATGTAGACCTAATCTTTTTGACTTGCAGGCAATTGATAATACGATTGGGCTAGCTAAAATGGCAAATAAGCCTTTTATCTTAGTATTTAATGCAATACATCATACAAGCTCTTTAGCTGAAGAAGCAAAAGAAGCACTAATTAATAAATACGGCGATAGTATTAATATCTGCCCACAAATGATAGTGCAGAGACTTTGCTACGTACATGCAAGTACTAATGGCCAAGGGGTACAAGAATACGAACCAAGCGGCAAAGCTACCTTGGAAATACAAAATGTCTATAATTATATTTGTGGACATAAAGACACGTTGAAACAAAGACAAACAAAAATAAGGACAAATAGACATGAATAA
- a CDS encoding resolvase — MHLVGYARVSSVGQSLEVQLDKLAHCNKLFQEKASGNLNQRPQLQACIEYVREGDVLVVTRLDRLARSTLHLCQIADTLARKSVHLKVIDQNIDTSDATGRLLFNMLAAISQFENEIRTERQMEGIIKAKEKGVGFGRKKQLKTTDITNLHQKRQDGILIKELMREYKLSKATIYRYLQQTEQ; from the coding sequence ATGCACTTGGTAGGATATGCCAGAGTCAGCTCAGTAGGTCAATCTCTGGAAGTACAACTCGATAAACTAGCTCACTGTAATAAGCTATTTCAGGAAAAGGCTAGCGGTAACTTAAACCAGCGTCCCCAGCTACAAGCGTGCATAGAATACGTCAGGGAAGGGGACGTGTTAGTCGTTACCCGTTTAGATCGCCTTGCACGTTCAACTCTACATTTATGCCAAATAGCCGACACATTAGCCCGTAAATCAGTCCATCTAAAAGTCATAGACCAAAATATAGATACTAGCGATGCAACGGGTCGTCTTCTTTTTAATATGCTAGCCGCTATTAGTCAGTTTGAAAATGAAATACGCACTGAACGCCAAATGGAAGGTATTATCAAAGCCAAAGAAAAAGGCGTTGGCTTCGGTAGAAAAAAACAACTTAAAACGACTGATATCACTAATTTACACCAGAAACGCCAAGACGGCATACTGATAAAAGAACTAATGCGGGAATATAAATTATCTAAAGCTACTATCTATCGCTATTTGCAACAAACAGAGCAATAG
- a CDS encoding DNA-binding protein HU — protein MNKQEFIDHIANQHGCTKKEAEKAIDIFTSSVIDAIGEGKEISLVGFGNFSVSKIAARSGRNPRTGEALKIAAYNQPKFKVGQKLKDACNK, from the coding sequence ATGAATAAACAAGAATTTATCGACCATATCGCAAATCAACATGGATGCACAAAAAAGGAAGCAGAAAAGGCTATTGATATATTTACTTCTTCGGTAATTGATGCGATAGGAGAAGGAAAGGAAATATCCCTTGTTGGCTTTGGTAATTTTAGCGTCAGTAAAATAGCAGCAAGGTCAGGTCGTAATCCAAGAACTGGTGAGGCGTTAAAAATTGCCGCTTATAATCAACCTAAGTTCAAGGTAGGACAGAAGCTGAAGGATGCCTGCAACAAATAA
- a CDS encoding membrane protein has translation MEKKLYNTITEWAWTNELCLSELIGYAAAFCGTVSLIPQIIKLCKERSAKAISATMYLIYTFGVVLWLIYGIMINSIPLIIAEIITLILSIAILIMKYLWK, from the coding sequence ATGGAGAAAAAATTGTATAACACAATAACGGAATGGGCTTGGACGAATGAACTGTGCCTTTCCGAATTAATAGGCTACGCTGCTGCATTTTGCGGCACTGTATCGCTTATTCCTCAAATAATAAAATTATGCAAAGAACGCTCAGCAAAAGCTATATCAGCTACTATGTATTTAATTTATACTTTTGGAGTAGTACTTTGGCTAATTTATGGCATCATGATTAACTCAATTCCGTTAATTATTGCAGAAATAATCACTCTTATTTTATCTATTGCTATTCTGATAATGAAATATTTATGGAAATGA
- a CDS encoding conjugative transfer protein, with translation MPDIEEQKVKLEQKKNRLMLEETRLRLKEQKMRTRHLIEIGGLVVKAGLDHLPANTLYGALISLNDDLKNNDSIRSAWNSKGQTAFNKEKQDKTPVILKFETELNSDTRDFIRSCGLHYNRFRHEWYGLVNNLKNLKSKLQTSSCKYNIEVIEETMQK, from the coding sequence ATGCCAGATATTGAAGAACAAAAAGTAAAACTTGAGCAAAAGAAAAACAGATTAATGCTTGAGGAAACTAGATTAAGACTTAAAGAACAAAAAATGCGTACCCGTCATTTAATTGAAATTGGCGGACTTGTAGTTAAAGCTGGTCTTGATCATTTACCAGCTAATACTTTATATGGCGCTTTGATTTCCTTAAATGATGATTTAAAAAATAATGACTCAATAAGAAGTGCTTGGAACTCAAAAGGTCAGACTGCTTTTAACAAAGAAAAGCAAGATAAAACGCCAGTAATCCTGAAATTTGAAACTGAGCTAAATAGCGATACTAGAGACTTTATACGTTCCTGTGGTCTGCATTATAACCGCTTCCGTCATGAATGGTACGGCCTTGTTAATAATCTTAAAAACCTCAAGTCAAAACTCCAAACATCTTCTTGTAAATACAATATTGAAGTTATAGAAGAAACCATGCAAAAATAA